From Streptomyces sp. GSL17-111, one genomic window encodes:
- a CDS encoding MurR/RpiR family transcriptional regulator — MKETFTGRTGPPPQGPQPPRGQQPPRGQQAPARRSGTPGAQRPDPAALAAKVRTLAPTMTRSMQRVAETVAGDPAGCAALTVTALAERTGTSEATVVRTSRVLGYPGYRDLRLALAGLAAQQASGAAPAVTADIAVDDPIADVIAKLARDEQQTLGDTAATLDPAQVEAAVAALAAARRIDVYGSGASALVGQDLAQKLLRIGLIAHAHADPHLAVTGAVQLRPGDVAVAVTHSGRTIDVIEPLRVAFDHGATTVALTGRPDGEVTQYADHVLTTSTARETELRPAAMSSRTSQLLVVDCLFVGVAQRTYDAAAPALAASYEALAHRHSPAQR; from the coding sequence GGGCCGCCCCCGCAGGGCCCGCAGCCGCCACGCGGGCAGCAGCCCCCACGCGGGCAGCAGGCTCCGGCACGACGCTCGGGTACGCCCGGCGCCCAGCGGCCGGACCCGGCGGCGCTGGCCGCCAAGGTCCGCACGCTGGCCCCGACGATGACCCGCTCGATGCAGCGCGTGGCCGAGACGGTGGCCGGTGACCCGGCCGGGTGCGCCGCCCTGACCGTCACCGCCCTCGCCGAGCGGACCGGCACCAGCGAGGCCACCGTGGTGCGCACCTCCCGCGTCCTCGGCTACCCCGGCTACCGCGACCTGCGGCTCGCCCTCGCCGGGCTCGCCGCGCAGCAGGCCTCCGGGGCGGCGCCCGCCGTCACGGCCGACATCGCCGTCGACGATCCCATCGCGGACGTCATCGCCAAACTCGCCCGCGACGAGCAGCAGACCCTCGGCGACACCGCCGCCACGCTCGACCCGGCGCAGGTGGAGGCGGCCGTCGCCGCGCTGGCCGCCGCCCGCCGGATCGACGTGTACGGCAGCGGCGCCTCCGCCCTCGTCGGCCAGGACCTGGCGCAGAAGCTCCTGCGCATCGGCCTCATCGCCCACGCGCACGCCGATCCGCACCTCGCCGTCACCGGCGCCGTCCAGCTGCGCCCCGGGGACGTGGCCGTCGCCGTCACCCACTCCGGCCGCACGATCGACGTCATCGAGCCCCTGCGCGTGGCCTTCGACCACGGCGCGACGACGGTGGCGCTGACCGGCCGCCCGGACGGCGAGGTCACCCAGTACGCCGACCACGTCCTGACGACGTCCACCGCACGCGAGACCGAACTGCGTCCCGCCGCCATGTCGAGCCGGACGAGCCAGCTGCTCGTGGTGGACTGCCTGTTCGTGGGCGTCGCCCAGCGCACCTACGACGCCGCCGCCCCCGCCCTCGCCGCCTCCTACGAGGCGCTCGCCCACCGCCACTCCCCCGCCCAGCGCTGA
- the murQ gene encoding N-acetylmuramic acid 6-phosphate etherase, with product MTAERELRAQLDALTTEAFRPDLAEIDRLPTLEIAGLMNGEDASVPAAVAARLPQIADAIDAASLRMADGGRLVYAGAGTAGRLGVLDASECPPTFNTAPGAVVGLVAGGADAFATPVEGAEDRPELAAADLDALKLSAADTVVGVSASGRTPYAVGAVRHARAVGALTIGLACNADSALARAADHGIEIVTGPELLTGSTRLKAGTAQKLVLNMISTITMIRLGKTYGNLMVDVRASNAKLHARSRRILALATGADDAAIEAALAATSGEVKPALLMLLTGTDAATATRLLAETGGHLRPALDPTRG from the coding sequence ATGACCGCAGAACGGGAGCTGCGCGCGCAGCTCGACGCGCTCACCACCGAGGCGTTCCGCCCCGACCTCGCCGAGATCGACCGGCTGCCCACCCTGGAGATCGCCGGTCTCATGAACGGCGAGGACGCGAGCGTCCCCGCCGCGGTGGCCGCCCGGCTGCCGCAGATCGCCGACGCCATCGACGCCGCCTCCCTGCGGATGGCCGACGGCGGGCGCCTGGTCTACGCGGGCGCCGGGACGGCCGGGCGGCTCGGGGTCCTGGACGCGAGCGAGTGCCCGCCGACGTTCAACACCGCGCCCGGTGCCGTCGTCGGCCTCGTCGCGGGCGGCGCCGACGCGTTCGCGACCCCTGTCGAGGGCGCGGAGGACCGTCCGGAGCTGGCCGCCGCCGACCTCGACGCGCTGAAGCTCTCCGCCGCCGACACCGTCGTCGGCGTCTCCGCCTCCGGACGCACGCCCTACGCCGTCGGCGCCGTCCGGCACGCCCGCGCGGTGGGCGCCCTGACGATCGGGCTCGCCTGCAACGCGGACTCCGCGTTGGCGCGCGCGGCCGACCACGGCATCGAGATCGTCACCGGTCCCGAGCTCCTGACCGGCTCCACCCGGCTGAAGGCCGGCACCGCGCAGAAGCTCGTCCTCAACATGATCTCCACGATCACCATGATCCGGCTCGGCAAGACCTACGGGAACCTGATGGTCGACGTCCGCGCCTCCAACGCGAAGCTCCACGCCCGCTCGCGCCGCATCCTGGCCCTGGCGACGGGCGCCGACGACGCGGCCATCGAGGCCGCCCTCGCCGCCACCTCCGGCGAGGTCAAACCCGCGCTCCTGATGCTGCTGACCGGCACCGACGCCGCGACGGCCACCCGTCTCCTCGCCGAGACGGGCGGCCACCTGCGCCCCGCCCTCGACCCCACACGCGGGTGA